A genomic region of Paenalkalicoccus suaedae contains the following coding sequences:
- the lepB gene encoding signal peptidase I translates to MTKEKVFKKKSSILEWGKAIVIAVILALLIRNFLFEPYVVEGKSMDPTLVDSERLFVNKTVKYTGNFKRGDIIILNGKEKSTHYVKRLIGLPGDTVEMKNDHLFINGNEVKEPYLSYNKENAKKVGINLTGDFGPIKVPKDKYFVMGDNRQESMDSRNGLGLFTKDDIQGTEEFVFFPFSNMRKAK, encoded by the coding sequence TTGACAAAAGAGAAAGTTTTCAAAAAGAAAAGCTCTATTTTAGAGTGGGGCAAGGCTATTGTGATAGCTGTTATACTTGCTCTTCTTATTCGGAATTTTTTGTTTGAGCCATATGTGGTAGAAGGGAAGTCTATGGATCCCACTTTGGTTGATTCTGAAAGATTATTTGTAAATAAGACTGTGAAGTATACAGGTAATTTTAAACGAGGGGATATAATAATTTTAAACGGAAAGGAAAAAAGCACACATTATGTGAAGCGATTAATTGGTTTACCTGGAGACACTGTAGAAATGAAGAATGACCACCTTTTTATTAATGGAAATGAAGTTAAGGAACCATATCTTTCTTATAATAAAGAAAATGCTAAGAAAGTGGGTATAAACCTTACAGGAGATTTTGGACCAATTAAAGTTCCAAAAGATAAATATTTTGTTATGGGCGATAACCGACAAGAATCAATGGATAGTCGTAATGGGCTTGGACTCTTTACTAAAGATGATATTCAGGGAACCGAAGAGTTCGTATTTTTTCCATTTAGTAATATGCGAAAAGCTAAATAA
- a CDS encoding DUF3967 domain-containing protein, with translation MDMGIKLSSKDVAKHLGIEPVTVRKYASMLEEQGYSFNKDSKGWRLYTEDDVKTLEYLCTMTKINGHSLDETVKHIASLYRSKLTISDTATSLQDNPLVEFMKRQEEFNRHMAERMERFEKRQQERHETLTAALRESLETQKMIAATKQKKWWKFWKGN, from the coding sequence ATGGATATGGGAATCAAATTATCATCAAAGGACGTCGCAAAACACCTCGGTATAGAGCCAGTAACTGTCCGCAAGTATGCCAGTATGCTTGAAGAACAAGGCTACTCGTTCAATAAAGATTCGAAAGGATGGCGACTCTATACCGAGGATGACGTAAAGACTTTAGAGTATCTATGTACAATGACTAAGATCAATGGACACTCACTCGACGAAACGGTAAAGCACATAGCAAGCTTATATCGTTCTAAACTGACCATATCGGATACCGCTACATCGCTACAGGACAATCCTTTAGTCGAATTCATGAAACGACAGGAAGAATTCAACCGCCACATGGCAGAACGGATGGAACGATTCGAAAAAAGACAGCAAGAAAGGCACGAGACACTCACCGCTGCATTACGTGAGTCCCTTGAGACACAAAAAATGATCGCAGCCACCAAACAAAAAAAGTGGTGGAAATTTTGGAAGGGCAATTGA
- the mobV gene encoding MobV family relaxase produces the protein MANYAVIRMEKYKKDRLNGTQKHNQREFQKSKNENIDRERTHLNYDLVNEKPISYSKAIHEKIEGRVKRKVRADAVLVSEFLITASPDYMNGLSDEEQRRYFETAVDHLKEKYSAENMLYATVHMDEATPHMHVGIVPITEDGRLSAKDFFNGKLKMKAIQDDFHRHMVENGFDLVRGEPSEKKHENVHQYKINQRQAELERLNAEIALKEKQREELEKQNKAVQAVIEVKKESLTAKAEELKMPTIEHEKAWLKKDKVIVPERELHALYAYAEQKTKTAAELAGQLKSETQEKERWQSIARQEADRADEKDQRLQELQSRIHSEVEASKKEMRRKLAKEFTEEQRQDLRQEVKEELTTLRTENEELSAENKVLIIQRNSEAAESLKLKQELDKRNGQYAEVLSFAKKQNQTLEKVAGENKALKKENKTLKERVAVLEQWKDKMVQWAKEKLPKMRKLAASFFRTAGMPREANKYKDNELER, from the coding sequence ATGGCAAATTATGCAGTCATCAGGATGGAAAAATACAAAAAAGATAGATTGAATGGAACGCAAAAACACAATCAGCGGGAGTTTCAAAAAAGCAAAAATGAAAATATTGATCGGGAGCGGACGCACTTAAATTATGATCTAGTGAACGAGAAACCGATTAGCTATTCAAAAGCGATTCATGAAAAAATTGAGGGGCGAGTCAAACGGAAGGTCCGAGCGGATGCTGTTTTGGTCAGCGAATTTTTGATCACGGCAAGTCCTGACTATATGAATGGGCTGAGCGATGAGGAGCAGCGGCGCTATTTTGAAACAGCGGTTGATCATTTGAAAGAGAAATACAGCGCTGAAAACATGCTTTATGCTACAGTCCATATGGATGAAGCGACTCCTCATATGCATGTTGGTATTGTACCGATCACAGAGGACGGCCGACTCTCTGCGAAAGATTTTTTTAATGGCAAATTGAAGATGAAAGCCATTCAAGATGATTTTCATCGGCACATGGTTGAAAACGGTTTTGACCTGGTGCGCGGCGAACCAAGCGAAAAGAAGCATGAGAATGTTCACCAGTATAAAATAAATCAGCGGCAAGCGGAGCTTGAGCGGCTTAATGCTGAAATTGCTTTAAAGGAAAAGCAGAGAGAGGAACTGGAAAAGCAAAACAAAGCTGTTCAAGCAGTTATAGAAGTGAAAAAAGAATCGCTGACAGCTAAGGCTGAAGAGTTGAAAATGCCGACTATTGAACATGAAAAAGCGTGGCTCAAAAAGGATAAAGTCATTGTGCCAGAGCGGGAACTCCATGCTTTGTATGCCTATGCGGAGCAGAAAACTAAAACGGCAGCCGAGTTGGCGGGGCAATTGAAGTCGGAAACGCAGGAAAAGGAGCGCTGGCAGTCTATCGCCCGGCAGGAAGCAGATCGGGCGGATGAAAAAGACCAACGGCTTCAGGAACTGCAGAGTAGGATCCATTCAGAAGTTGAAGCGTCCAAAAAGGAAATGCGGCGCAAGCTTGCAAAGGAATTTACGGAAGAACAGCGTCAGGATCTTCGGCAGGAAGTGAAAGAGGAACTGACGACTTTACGAACGGAAAACGAGGAACTGTCAGCTGAAAATAAAGTTTTGATCATTCAAAGAAATAGCGAAGCTGCGGAGAGCCTAAAACTAAAACAGGAACTTGATAAGAGAAACGGGCAGTATGCTGAGGTTTTGAGTTTCGCCAAGAAGCAGAATCAAACGCTTGAAAAAGTGGCTGGAGAAAACAAGGCGTTAAAAAAAGAAAATAAGACACTAAAAGAGAGAGTTGCCGTACTGGAACAATGGAAAGACAAAATGGTTCAGTGGGCTAAAGAAAAATTACCAAAGATGCGGAAATTAGCGGCATCGTTTTTCCGTACGGCTGGAATGCCTAGAGAAGCCAATAAATACAAGGACAATGAATTAGAGCGGTGA